In a genomic window of Streptomyces koelreuteriae:
- a CDS encoding universal stress protein, protein MSESHSPAAARLVVGVSGSLGSLTALSRAADEARYRGAELWPVLAWEPPGGDLAARRSPAAAVLVEDWERLARERLLKALCEVFGGLGSGLPGQALIARGGPGPALVRIADREGDVLVVGAGRRGRLCRALWPSVGRYCLAHAACPVLAVPPSPLQAALETAHRRNVLRLPLDTGRLKREFDAVPPGA, encoded by the coding sequence ATGTCCGAGTCCCACTCGCCAGCGGCCGCTCGCCTCGTCGTGGGAGTGAGCGGTTCGCTGGGCAGTCTCACCGCCCTGAGCCGGGCCGCCGACGAGGCCCGGTACCGCGGGGCCGAGCTCTGGCCGGTGCTGGCCTGGGAACCGCCCGGCGGGGATCTCGCCGCTCGCAGGTCCCCGGCGGCAGCCGTCCTGGTCGAGGACTGGGAGCGGCTGGCGCGGGAGAGGCTGCTCAAGGCGCTGTGTGAGGTGTTCGGCGGCCTCGGTTCCGGGCTGCCCGGGCAGGCGCTCATCGCCCGGGGCGGCCCGGGGCCGGCGCTGGTGCGGATCGCCGACCGGGAGGGCGACGTCCTCGTGGTCGGCGCCGGACGGCGCGGCCGTCTGTGCCGTGCGCTGTGGCCGTCGGTCGGCCGCTACTGCCTCGCCCACGCCGCCTGCCCCGTCCTCGCGGTGCCACCGTCCCCGCTTCAGGCCGCGCTGGAAACCGCGCACCGCCGGAACGTCCTGCGGCTCCCACTGGACACCGGGCGCCTCAAGCGGGAGTTCGACGCCGTGCCGCCCGGCGCCTGA
- a CDS encoding SDR family NAD(P)-dependent oxidoreductase: protein MSDFALSSRTVLVTGATSGIGYEAARQLAERGATVLLHGRTAEEARAAADRLIATAGIDAARLRPYAADFAHLQEVEAMAEHVVRDHPHLDVLVNNAGMAAPERHTVTADGNEIAFQVNFLAHYLLTCLLEPALTRDPGGRVVNVSSSLHRTASIQWSDPNRSRRYSRLTAYAQSQLALTVFAADPRVTAVSVHPGVCDTTLLPLYAHEGVKPAEGAAHVVRLCDPAVEIVNGAYYDRAERVDPSPLAAEDRTVKRLNKLADLLVGGGTV, encoded by the coding sequence ATGTCTGACTTCGCCCTTTCGTCGCGTACCGTCCTGGTCACCGGCGCCACCTCCGGCATCGGATACGAGGCCGCACGGCAGCTCGCCGAACGCGGTGCCACCGTGCTGCTGCACGGCCGCACCGCCGAGGAGGCCCGCGCCGCAGCCGACAGGCTCATCGCCACCGCCGGAATCGACGCCGCCCGACTTCGGCCGTACGCAGCGGACTTCGCGCACCTCCAGGAGGTGGAGGCCATGGCCGAACACGTCGTCCGCGACCACCCGCACCTCGATGTGCTCGTCAACAACGCGGGCATGGCCGCACCCGAGCGCCACACCGTCACCGCCGACGGCAACGAGATCGCCTTCCAGGTGAACTTCCTCGCCCACTACCTGCTGACCTGCCTGCTGGAGCCGGCCCTCACCAGGGACCCCGGTGGCCGGGTGGTCAACGTGTCCTCGTCTCTGCACCGTACGGCCTCCATCCAGTGGAGCGACCCGAACCGGTCCCGCCGCTACTCCCGGCTCACCGCCTACGCCCAGTCGCAGCTCGCGCTGACGGTCTTCGCCGCCGACCCGCGCGTCACCGCGGTCTCCGTGCACCCCGGGGTCTGCGACACGACTCTGCTGCCGCTGTACGCCCATGAGGGCGTCAAGCCGGCCGAGGGCGCGGCGCACGTGGTCCGGCTGTGCGACCCGGCCGTCGAGATCGTCAACGGCGCCTACTACGACCGCGCCGAGCGCGTCGATCCGTCCCCGCTCGCCGCTGAGGACCGCACGGTCAAGCGCCTCAACAAGCTGGCCGACCTCCTCGTCGGCGGCGGCACGGTCTGA